One part of the Prochlorococcus marinus str. MIT 9313 genome encodes these proteins:
- the gyrA gene encoding DNA gyrase subunit A, with amino-acid sequence MADPLGPSDGGPGESDDRIIQTDLRIEMSRSYLEYAMSVIVGRALPDARDGLKPVHRRILYAMYELGLTSDRPYRKCARVVGEVLGKYHPHGDTAVYDALVRMAQDFSMQMPLIDGHGNFGSVDNDPPAAMRYTESRLQSLTTDSLLEDIEAETVDYADNFDGSQQEPMVLPARIPQLLLNGSSGIAVGMATNIPPHNLSELIDGLQALISNPELSDSELMTLIPGPDFPTGGQILGRSGIRETYLTGRGSVTMRGVANIETIEHPGRADRDAVIITELPYQTNKAALIERIAEMVNDKKLEGISDIRDESDRDGMRIVVELRRDAYPQVVLNNLFKLTPLQSNFSAHMLALVNGEPVLLTLRKMLQVFLDFRVDTVERRTRYFLRKAEERDHILLGLLLALDQLDPIIALIRAASDTATARQQLQEHHGLTEIQADAILQMQLRRLTALEADKIRLEHEDLVTKIANYKDILGRRERVFGLIEDELTKLREKHCLPRRTEILDLGGGLEDIDLIANERSVVLLTETGYLKRMPVSEFEATSRGTRGKAGTRSQGEEAVKLFISCNDHDTLLLFSDRGVSYALPAYRVPQCSRTAKGTPVVQLLPIPREEAITSLLSVISFDDDTHLLMLTKGGFIKRTSLSAFSKIRSNGLIAIGLEEGDALTWVRLAVPGDSVLIASRAGMTIHFRLCDEELRPLGRTARGVRAMNLRGGDSLVSMDVLPVELADQVAKSLEDDQDESGETVVVSDGPWVLVASASGLGKRVPVNQFRLQKRAGMGLRAIKFRREGDELVGLRVLGYGEELLLVSERGVIVRTSADKIPQQSRAATGVRLQRLDAGDRLSEVVLVPPDSEDQDQPDDRSDPSEVAGVDDAPSS; translated from the coding sequence ATGGCGGATCCATTGGGACCCAGTGACGGCGGTCCCGGCGAGTCCGACGATCGGATAATCCAGACGGACCTGCGCATTGAAATGTCGCGCTCCTATCTGGAGTACGCGATGAGTGTGATCGTTGGGCGTGCGTTGCCCGACGCTCGCGATGGTCTTAAGCCTGTGCATAGGCGCATCCTTTATGCGATGTATGAGTTGGGCCTGACCAGCGATCGGCCTTACCGAAAGTGTGCCCGAGTTGTTGGTGAGGTTCTGGGTAAATACCATCCCCATGGGGATACGGCCGTCTACGACGCGCTGGTTCGCATGGCTCAGGATTTTTCCATGCAAATGCCGTTGATTGATGGTCACGGCAATTTTGGTTCGGTCGATAACGATCCACCTGCGGCCATGCGATACACCGAATCGCGTCTTCAGTCGCTTACGACAGACAGTCTGCTTGAGGATATCGAGGCAGAGACAGTTGACTACGCGGACAACTTTGATGGCTCCCAACAGGAGCCAATGGTATTGCCAGCACGTATTCCTCAGTTGCTGCTGAATGGCTCCTCAGGGATCGCCGTTGGCATGGCTACCAATATTCCACCGCACAATCTCAGTGAATTAATCGATGGTCTGCAGGCTCTGATCAGTAATCCCGAGCTAAGTGATTCTGAGTTGATGACGCTTATCCCTGGGCCGGACTTTCCAACTGGTGGTCAGATTCTTGGTCGTAGTGGTATTCGTGAAACCTATCTCACCGGTCGTGGTTCGGTAACGATGCGCGGCGTGGCAAATATTGAGACGATTGAACATCCCGGTCGAGCAGACCGGGATGCAGTGATCATTACTGAATTGCCCTATCAGACCAATAAAGCGGCGCTGATTGAGCGGATTGCAGAGATGGTTAATGATAAGAAGCTGGAGGGTATTTCTGATATTCGCGACGAAAGCGATCGCGATGGCATGCGTATTGTCGTGGAGCTGCGACGTGATGCCTACCCTCAGGTAGTGCTCAATAATCTTTTCAAGCTCACTCCTCTTCAGAGCAACTTTAGTGCCCATATGTTGGCGCTAGTCAATGGCGAGCCGGTGCTGCTCACCCTGCGCAAGATGCTGCAGGTATTCCTCGATTTTCGCGTTGATACTGTTGAACGTCGGACCCGCTATTTCCTTCGTAAAGCTGAGGAACGCGACCACATCTTGTTGGGTCTTTTGCTTGCTCTCGATCAGCTTGATCCAATCATCGCGTTGATTCGTGCTGCCTCTGATACGGCTACAGCTCGTCAACAGTTGCAGGAGCATCATGGTCTCACGGAGATTCAGGCGGATGCCATCCTGCAGATGCAGTTGCGGCGTTTGACCGCTTTAGAGGCTGACAAGATTCGTTTGGAACACGAGGATCTTGTCACCAAGATCGCCAATTACAAGGACATCCTTGGCCGACGTGAGCGTGTTTTCGGTCTAATTGAGGACGAATTGACCAAGCTGCGCGAGAAGCATTGCTTGCCTCGGCGCACCGAGATCCTCGATTTAGGAGGGGGGCTCGAAGACATCGACTTGATTGCCAACGAGCGATCTGTGGTGTTGCTCACTGAGACCGGTTATCTCAAGCGCATGCCGGTAAGCGAGTTTGAGGCCACTAGTCGTGGGACACGAGGCAAGGCAGGCACTCGCAGTCAAGGTGAGGAGGCGGTGAAGCTGTTTATCAGCTGCAATGACCATGACACGTTGCTGTTGTTCAGTGACCGCGGTGTCTCCTATGCCCTTCCTGCTTATCGTGTGCCTCAGTGCAGCCGCACAGCGAAGGGAACACCTGTCGTACAGCTCTTGCCCATTCCCCGTGAAGAGGCAATTACCTCCCTTCTGTCAGTTATATCCTTCGATGACGACACCCACTTGTTGATGTTGACGAAGGGTGGCTTTATCAAGCGCACCTCTCTATCAGCTTTCAGCAAGATTCGTTCCAATGGTTTGATTGCCATTGGTCTGGAGGAGGGTGATGCTCTTACTTGGGTGAGGTTGGCTGTTCCTGGTGACAGTGTTTTGATTGCTTCTAGGGCTGGAATGACCATTCATTTCCGACTCTGTGATGAGGAGTTACGACCCTTAGGACGAACTGCTCGTGGCGTGCGTGCCATGAATTTACGCGGCGGCGATTCCTTGGTGAGCATGGATGTATTGCCTGTCGAGCTTGCCGATCAGGTCGCCAAGAGTCTTGAGGATGATCAGGATGAAAGCGGCGAGACCGTTGTCGTTAGTGATGGACCATGGGTGCTTGTTGCTTCCGCTAGTGGACTGGGTAAGCGGGTACCGGTCAATCAGTTCCGTTTGCAGAAACGTGCAGGTATGGGTCTGCGTGCCATCAAGTTCAGGCGCGAAGGAGACGAGTTGGTGGGTTTAAGGGTGCTTGGCTACGGAGAAGAGCTTTTGTTGGTAAGCGAGCGTGGAGTGATTGTGCGTACCAGTGCCGATAAAATTCCTCAGCAGTCAAGGGCTGCTACTGGTGTTCGGCTTCAGCGCTTGGATGCAGGTGATCGCCTCTCTGAGGTGGTGCTTGTGCCGCCTGATTCTGAGGATCAGGACCAGCCAGATGATCGATCTGATCCCAGTGAAGTGGCTGGGGTTGACGACGCTCCTTCCAGCTGA
- a CDS encoding CAAD domain-containing protein codes for MSSAEESKAEGASEATEGTESSSEPAESSAAANDLKVSAAQAAPSQANPAVPKTPAQQQPAPVQDSPAISKPSTIPSSPTPTPKPSDASDDLKVSAAQAAPSQANPAVPKTPAQQQPAPVQDSPAISKPSTIPSSPTPTPKPSDASDDLKVSAAQAAPSQANPAVPKTPAQQQPAPVQDSPAISKPSTIPSSPTPTPKPSDASDDLKVSAAQAAPSQANPAVPKTPAQQQPAPVQDSPAISKPSTIPSSPTPTPKPSDGPEGLDQGEELKLLLERLRNFFKLSNWIKQDDQASPWQQLRRPVLLIAALITLVIFVRIYGGILSTIESVPLAPSLFELAGILWLTWFSITRLIRSEDRQDVISKVRTRWEAFRGTTDNKP; via the coding sequence ATGAGCTCGGCTGAGGAATCCAAAGCAGAAGGAGCCTCCGAAGCAACGGAAGGCACCGAGTCCTCATCTGAACCCGCTGAGTCCTCAGCTGCTGCAAACGACCTCAAAGTGAGTGCAGCCCAAGCTGCTCCCTCACAAGCCAACCCTGCTGTCCCTAAGACACCAGCTCAACAACAACCTGCTCCAGTTCAAGACAGCCCTGCTATCTCCAAGCCAAGCACCATCCCCTCAAGCCCAACACCAACTCCCAAACCCTCAGACGCTTCAGATGACCTCAAAGTGAGTGCAGCCCAAGCTGCTCCCTCACAAGCCAACCCTGCTGTCCCTAAGACACCAGCTCAACAACAACCTGCTCCAGTTCAAGACAGCCCTGCTATCTCCAAGCCAAGCACCATCCCCTCAAGCCCAACACCAACTCCCAAACCCTCAGACGCTTCAGATGACCTCAAAGTGAGTGCAGCCCAAGCTGCTCCCTCACAAGCCAACCCTGCTGTCCCTAAGACACCAGCTCAACAACAACCTGCTCCAGTTCAAGACAGCCCTGCTATCTCCAAGCCAAGCACCATCCCCTCAAGCCCAACACCAACTCCCAAACCCTCAGACGCTTCAGATGACCTCAAAGTGAGTGCAGCCCAAGCTGCTCCCTCACAAGCCAACCCTGCTGTCCCTAAGACACCAGCTCAACAACAACCTGCTCCAGTTCAAGACAGCCCTGCTATCTCCAAGCCAAGCACCATCCCCTCAAGCCCAACACCAACTCCCAAACCCTCAGACGGGCCCGAAGGCCTTGATCAAGGAGAGGAGTTGAAGCTGCTTTTGGAGAGACTGCGCAACTTCTTCAAGTTGAGCAACTGGATTAAGCAAGACGATCAGGCAAGCCCATGGCAACAACTGAGACGACCCGTTCTTCTCATTGCTGCACTGATCACCCTTGTGATTTTTGTTCGTATCTACGGCGGTATTTTGTCCACGATTGAGAGTGTTCCTCTGGCTCCATCTCTCTTCGAACTGGCCGGCATCCTCTGGCTGACATGGTTTTCAATCACCCGCCTGATCCGCAGCGAAGATCGACAGGATGTGATCTCCAAAGTGCGCACCCGATGGGAAGCCTTCCGTGGAACAACTGACAACAAGCCCTAG